GGCTGTATGGCAATTATGATGCCTGTTATCACATTCCCTTCCTGGAAATCCTTCAGTGTGTCGGCATAAAGCAGTTCCATCTCCTCCCTGCTCAACTCTTTTATTTCTTCATCCGTGCTAAGATCCAAAGAATCTTCTCTAACTGCATCCATAAATTCTTTACTACCTCCTTGCGTATTTTTTCTCAGTTACTTAATTCACTGAGTTGCTTCTCAATATAATTTAGTGTTTCTGCGAGAACTTCTGTCACATTTTTTCCTGTTGTGTCAATATAAATTGCATCATCTGCAATTTTGAGTGGTGCACATTCACGGGAGCTGTCATCACGGTCTCTTTTGTTCATTTCCTCAAGTACCCGTTTTGCATCAACTTTTTCTCCCCGCGATACCTGTTCTTTATATCGCCGGTTTGCTCTTTCTGCAGAATTGGCATCGAGAAAAAACTTTATTTCTGCATCAGGGAAAATAACAGTGCCAATGTCCCTGCCATCTAAAACAATACCGCCATTTTTCCCTATGCCACGTTGTATATCGAGCAGGCTTTTTCTTACACCTTCATAGGAAGAAACTTTAGATGCGGCAAGAGATACTTCCTGTGTCCTTATTTTACCACTGACGTCTTCGCCATTTGCTATCAGGCGGGTGCCTCCCTTCGTTTGTTCGTAGGCGAGAGTAGTATTTAATGCCAATTCTGTCAATGCTTTTTCTGAGCTCATATCTATTTTGTTTTCAATGGCAAGATATCCAATAGCCCTGTATAAAGCACCGGTGTCAACATAGACATAACCTAATTCTGAGGCGATGAGTTTCCCGATTGTGCTTTTACCGGCTCCTGCGGGGCCGTCTATTGCTATTATGAGTTTTTTTCGTTTAACCAATTTGTTATCTTCCGCCGGTGAGATTTTTCAATATTTCATAGAAACCGGGAAATGATGTTTTTATGCATTCAGTCCCGCGTATGGTTGTCTGTCCCTCGGCAATAAGCCCGGCTATAGAAAATGACATTGCAATCCTGTGGTCAAGGTTTGCATTAATTGCTGTACCCACGAGTTTCCTTGTTCCTTCTATTCTTATCCAGTCCGGGCCGTCTTCAACTTTAACTCCCATTTTTCGCAATCCTTCGGCCATGCCTGCAATCCTGTCGCTTTCCTTGTGGCGCAGTTCTTCTATTCTTTTTACAGTTGTTACTCCGTCAGCTAATGCTGCGAGAATGAAGAATATCGGGAACTCGTCTATTGTGGAAGGGACAAGTGAAGCCGGGAAGTTTATGCCTTTGAGCTTCGAATTTTCAGCTATTATGTCAGCGCATGCCTCTCCGCCGCTCATCCTTTTATTTACAATCTTTACGCGTCCGCCCATTTTTAAGAGAGCTGTCAAAAATCCGGTGCGGGTAGGGTTAATGCCCACATTGAGAATGCGGAGCCTTGAGCTTTTCATTATCATTGCAGCGGCGATCATAAATGCTGCTGACGAAAAGTCTCCCGGCACAGTGAAATCGCATGCATGAAGCGGCTTGCCGCCGGTTACTGTGACAGTTGTTCCTTTTGCAGAAATATCAGCGCCGTAATGCCGGAGCATCTTTTCCGAGTGGTTCCGTGAAAGCAGAGGCTCTTTTATAGTCGTCTTCCCTTTGGTCTGGAGTGCAGCGAGGATTATGGCAGACTTTACCTGTGCGCTTGCAACAGGTGAGGCATAATCTATTGGCTTAAGCTTTCCTCCGATTATTGTTATGGGGGCTTTTGTCCCATTTTCACGGGCATAGATTTTTGCCCCCATGAGATTCATTGGAGAAATTACGCGCTCCATAGGCCTTCTTCTTATGGAGCTGTCCCCTGTGAGAACGCTTATGAAATCCTGCGCAGAAAGAAGTCCTGTAAGCAGCCTTATGCTGGTGCCTGAGTTGCCTACATCAATTACATTGTCAGGCTCTTTTAGTCCGCGGAATCCATCGCCTTCTATAACCGCTTCAGTCCCCTTGATGTCGATTTTGATCCCCATCTCTTTAAAAGCGCCGACTGTTGAGAGGCAGTCCATGCCGAGCGATATGCCGCTTATCCTGGATTTCCCTTCTGCTATGGAGGAAAAGATAATTGCCCTGTGGGTGATGGACTTGTCGCCTGGGACAGTTATGTCTCCCCTCAGTCCCTTGACGCCGCCGTTTATTTTTTTTATTTCCTCTTTCATTTGATTTTTTTCCTCAGCTCCCGGGCCTTCCGGAACTCATGTTTTATAAAGCCGGCATCAGATTTCTTTATTGCTCTTCTTAGTTCTGAAAGGTTCTTTTCAAATTTACTGATGGCATCAAGCAC
The DNA window shown above is from Candidatus Schekmanbacteria bacterium and carries:
- a CDS encoding (d)CMP kinase — encoded protein: MVKRKKLIIAIDGPAGAGKSTIGKLIASELGYVYVDTGALYRAIGYLAIENKIDMSSEKALTELALNTTLAYEQTKGGTRLIANGEDVSGKIRTQEVSLAASKVSSYEGVRKSLLDIQRGIGKNGGIVLDGRDIGTVIFPDAEIKFFLDANSAERANRRYKEQVSRGEKVDAKRVLEEMNKRDRDDSSRECAPLKIADDAIYIDTTGKNVTEVLAETLNYIEKQLSELSN
- the aroA gene encoding 3-phosphoshikimate 1-carboxyvinyltransferase, which translates into the protein MKEEIKKINGGVKGLRGDITVPGDKSITHRAIIFSSIAEGKSRISGISLGMDCLSTVGAFKEMGIKIDIKGTEAVIEGDGFRGLKEPDNVIDVGNSGTSIRLLTGLLSAQDFISVLTGDSSIRRRPMERVISPMNLMGAKIYARENGTKAPITIIGGKLKPIDYASPVASAQVKSAIILAALQTKGKTTIKEPLLSRNHSEKMLRHYGADISAKGTTVTVTGGKPLHACDFTVPGDFSSAAFMIAAAMIMKSSRLRILNVGINPTRTGFLTALLKMGGRVKIVNKRMSGGEACADIIAENSKLKGINFPASLVPSTIDEFPIFFILAALADGVTTVKRIEELRHKESDRIAGMAEGLRKMGVKVEDGPDWIRIEGTRKLVGTAINANLDHRIAMSFSIAGLIAEGQTTIRGTECIKTSFPGFYEILKNLTGGR